The Bacteroidales bacterium genome includes a region encoding these proteins:
- the mreD gene encoding rod shape-determining protein MreD — protein sequence MKRVTVGYYFILAVVLIILQVTLLSNIALWGVATPFLFLYLIMKLPVSTSPNIVMTVAFAMGLTIDMFFSTPGVYTLSSVVTAFMRRPFITLVLQHEDDYGTMYPSIRTLGTAPFTVYALITAFTFSALVFIVQSFSLYSPLHLILKIVTSTLFTYIMIMCAEYILKEKR from the coding sequence ATGAAAAGGGTTACAGTAGGATATTATTTTATACTTGCAGTTGTATTGATTATTTTGCAAGTAACCTTACTTAGCAACATTGCATTATGGGGTGTTGCTACACCATTTTTATTTTTATATCTAATAATGAAACTTCCTGTTTCTACCTCTCCCAATATTGTTATGACCGTTGCTTTTGCTATGGGACTTACAATAGATATGTTTTTCTCAACACCCGGGGTATATACATTATCGTCAGTTGTCACAGCTTTTATGCGAAGACCTTTCATTACTTTGGTTTTACAACATGAGGATGACTATGGAACAATGTACCCTTCAATAAGGACATTGGGTACTGCTCCATTTACAGTGTATGCCCTTATTACAGCATTTACATTCTCTGCCTTAGTATTTATAGTTCAATCGTTTTCACTATACTCCCCTCTCCATCTTATACTTAAGATAGTAACCAGCACTCTGTTTACTTACATAATGATTATGTGTGCAGAGTATATTCTTAAAGAGAAAAGATGA
- the purH gene encoding bifunctional phosphoribosylaminoimidazolecarboxamide formyltransferase/IMP cyclohydrolase yields MIETKKIKTALVSVFYKDGLDEIIKKLDAEGVKFISTGGTQKFIESLGIECTPVEQLTTYPSIFGGRVKTLHPAIFGGILCRRNLEQDMQQAQQYGIEEIDLVIVDLYPFEETVASGASDADIIEKIDIGGISLIRGAAKNYNDVVIVASKGQYAPLMEMLNKNGAASTLEERRWFAKEAFAVSSSYDSAIFNYFDGGEQSAFRAAADNAKSLRYGENPHQKGAFFGNFNEMFEQIHGKEISYNNLLDIDAAVSLISEFDETTFAILKHNNACGLASRPTLLEAWKCALAGDPVSAFGGVLIANAEVDAATAEEVNKLFFEIIIAPSYTAEALDILKQKKNRIILIQKRGIDAKVQYRSLLNGVLMQERDLKVELPEELKQVTNKAVSPEEVEDLLFANKIVKHSKSNAIVLAKGKQLYASGVGQTSRVDSLRHAIEKAKSFGFNLNGSVMASDAFFPFADCVEIAHNEGIDTVIQPGGSVRDNETIEYCNNNDIAMVFTGVRHFKH; encoded by the coding sequence ATGATAGAGACTAAAAAAATTAAAACAGCATTAGTATCCGTATTTTACAAAGACGGATTAGACGAGATTATTAAAAAGCTAGACGCTGAAGGTGTTAAATTTATCTCAACTGGTGGTACTCAAAAATTTATTGAGTCATTAGGTATTGAATGTACTCCAGTAGAGCAATTAACTACATATCCATCTATTTTTGGTGGTCGCGTTAAAACCTTGCACCCTGCTATTTTTGGTGGTATTCTTTGCCGCCGCAACCTTGAACAAGATATGCAACAAGCTCAACAATATGGTATTGAAGAGATTGATCTTGTTATTGTGGATTTGTATCCTTTTGAAGAGACTGTGGCATCGGGAGCAAGCGATGCTGATATTATTGAGAAAATTGATATTGGTGGAATTTCTCTAATCAGAGGTGCAGCAAAAAACTATAACGATGTTGTAATTGTTGCATCAAAAGGACAATATGCTCCCTTAATGGAGATGCTTAACAAAAACGGTGCAGCCTCAACATTAGAGGAGCGTCGCTGGTTTGCCAAAGAGGCATTTGCGGTTTCTTCTTCGTACGATTCTGCTATCTTCAACTACTTTGATGGTGGTGAGCAATCGGCTTTCAGAGCTGCTGCTGACAATGCTAAATCGTTGCGTTATGGCGAAAACCCTCACCAAAAAGGAGCGTTCTTTGGTAACTTCAACGAAATGTTTGAACAAATTCATGGTAAAGAGATTTCTTACAATAACTTGTTGGATATTGATGCTGCCGTAAGTTTGATTTCAGAATTTGATGAGACCACCTTCGCAATTCTTAAACACAACAACGCTTGCGGATTGGCTTCTCGCCCCACTCTTCTTGAGGCTTGGAAGTGTGCTCTTGCAGGAGATCCTGTTTCGGCATTCGGTGGTGTATTAATAGCAAATGCTGAGGTTGATGCTGCTACTGCTGAAGAGGTTAATAAACTTTTCTTTGAAATTATTATTGCTCCTTCGTACACCGCAGAGGCTTTAGATATTTTAAAACAAAAGAAAAACCGTATCATCCTTATTCAAAAGAGAGGTATTGATGCAAAAGTTCAATATCGTTCACTATTGAATGGTGTGCTTATGCAAGAGCGTGACTTAAAAGTTGAGTTACCTGAAGAGTTGAAACAAGTTACAAACAAAGCCGTTTCTCCTGAAGAGGTTGAAGACTTACTATTTGCTAATAAAATTGTAAAACATAGCAAATCTAACGCTATTGTTTTGGCAAAAGGAAAACAACTTTATGCAAGCGGTGTTGGACAAACTTCTCGCGTTGATTCATTACGTCACGCTATTGAGAAAGCAAAATCATTTGGATTTAACCTTAACGGTTCTGTTATGGCTTCGGATGCTTTCTTTCCCTTTGCTGACTGTGTAGAGATTGCTCACAACGAGGGTATTGATACCGTAATTCAACCCGGTGGTTCAGTTAGAGACAACGAAACTATTGAATATTGCAACAATAACGACATTGCAATGGTATTTACTGGCGTTCGCCACTTTAAACACTAA
- a CDS encoding rod shape-determining protein, whose product MGLFSFTQELAIDLGTANTIIIKNGKVIVDEPSVVALDKRTDKLIAVGEVARKMHGKTHPNITTIRPLRDGVIADFYAAEQMIRGMIKKVDTHKHWFAPSLRMVVCIPSGSTEVEIRAVRDSAEHAGGRDVYMIYEPMAAAIGIGLDVEAPQGNMIVDIGGGTTEIAVISLGGIVSNKSIRIAGDDLTSDIQDYMSRQHNVRVGERTAEEIKINVGSVLTELDNPPEDFIVHGPNRMTALPMEVPVNYQEIAHCLEKSISKIEAAVLSALEQTPPELYADIVRNGVYLAGGGALLRGLDKRLTDKIGIPFHIAEDPLHSVAKGTGIALKNIDRFNFLMR is encoded by the coding sequence ATGGGACTATTTTCATTTACACAAGAGTTGGCTATTGACTTGGGTACAGCCAACACAATTATTATAAAAAACGGCAAAGTGATTGTTGATGAGCCTTCGGTGGTTGCTTTGGATAAAAGAACAGACAAACTTATTGCCGTTGGTGAGGTTGCGCGCAAAATGCACGGAAAGACCCACCCCAACATTACCACTATACGTCCATTACGCGATGGTGTGATTGCCGACTTCTATGCAGCTGAGCAAATGATTCGCGGAATGATTAAGAAGGTTGATACACACAAACACTGGTTTGCTCCTTCATTAAGAATGGTAGTATGTATCCCTTCGGGAAGTACTGAGGTTGAGATTCGTGCAGTACGTGACTCTGCCGAACACGCCGGAGGTAGAGATGTATATATGATATACGAACCTATGGCTGCGGCTATTGGTATTGGTTTGGATGTTGAGGCTCCACAAGGAAATATGATTGTTGATATAGGTGGTGGTACTACCGAGATTGCTGTTATTTCATTAGGAGGTATTGTGTCAAACAAATCAATACGTATTGCAGGCGATGACCTAACTTCTGATATTCAAGACTATATGAGCCGTCAACACAATGTTCGTGTTGGTGAGAGAACTGCCGAAGAGATTAAAATAAACGTTGGCTCGGTTTTAACTGAGTTGGATAACCCACCAGAAGACTTCATTGTTCATGGTCCAAACAGAATGACCGCTCTTCCTATGGAGGTTCCTGTAAACTATCAAGAGATTGCTCACTGCCTTGAAAAATCAATTTCAAAAATTGAGGCCGCTGTTTTGAGCGCATTGGAACAAACTCCTCCTGAGTTGTATGCCGACATTGTAAGAAACGGAGTTTATCTTGCAGGTGGTGGTGCATTACTAAGAGGTTTGGACAAACGTCTAACCGACAAGATTGGTATTCCATTCCACATTGCAGAGGATCCATTACACTCGGTTGCAAAAGGTACTGGTATTGCCTTGAAGAACATTGACCGTTTCAACTTCTTAATGCGATAA
- the mreC gene encoding rod shape-determining protein MreC, which translates to MRRLIDFIIAHSSIFVFVIYVTISIILLLRFNPYQESVYFNSANAVAGRYYSIIDNITGYIGLREINTELQQSNSELQLQLSLLKEEIEQINEESNIEEYSKGLIQKNKLIGIARPVNVTTTNAHNYITINRGLVDGIKEGMGVINRSGVVGIISTVSDNYSLVISILNPKLRLSCKLKNSGYFGSLIWDGKSAEYAILEELPRHVEFERGDTIITSGYSSVFPEGLMIGTVEESSRQKNDNFNAIKVKLSTDYFKLGDVCIIDNIEREEQELLKAK; encoded by the coding sequence ATGCGCAGGTTGATTGATTTTATAATAGCACATAGCAGTATATTCGTATTTGTAATTTATGTTACAATATCGATTATACTGTTGTTGCGTTTTAACCCATACCAAGAGAGTGTCTATTTTAATTCGGCAAATGCTGTTGCCGGTAGATACTACTCAATAATAGATAATATTACCGGATATATTGGGTTAAGAGAAATCAATACCGAACTACAACAAAGCAATAGTGAACTACAATTACAACTATCGCTACTAAAAGAGGAGATTGAACAAATAAACGAAGAGAGCAATATTGAGGAATACTCAAAAGGGCTTATTCAAAAGAACAAACTTATTGGGATTGCCCGTCCTGTGAATGTTACAACTACTAATGCACACAACTACATAACTATAAACAGAGGTTTAGTTGACGGCATTAAAGAGGGAATGGGTGTGATAAACCGCTCGGGTGTTGTTGGTATCATAAGCACAGTATCTGATAATTACTCTTTGGTAATTTCAATTCTCAATCCCAAATTAAGATTGAGTTGCAAACTTAAAAATAGCGGCTATTTTGGCTCTTTAATATGGGATGGCAAATCGGCAGAATATGCTATCCTTGAAGAGTTACCTCGACACGTTGAGTTTGAGAGAGGCGACACTATTATAACAAGTGGATACTCTTCTGTGTTTCCCGAAGGTTTGATGATTGGAACAGTTGAGGAGTCATCACGTCAGAAGAACGACAACTTTAATGCTATAAAAGTTAAACTATCTACTGACTACTTTAAACTAGGAGATGTTTGCATTATTGACAACATAGAGAGAGAAGAACAAGAGTTATTAAAAGCAAAATGA
- a CDS encoding UDP-glucose/GDP-mannose dehydrogenase family protein translates to MNIAVVGTGYVGLVSGTCFSEMGVNVTCVDVDKNKIEALKNGKVPIYEPGLSEMVIRNQREGRLSFTTSLAECIDDVEVVFSAVGTPPDEDGSADLQYVLAVAKTFGESIKKYTVLVTKSTVPVGTAQKVKAVIEQELAKRGEQIPFDVASNPEFLKEGAAIKDFMSPDRVVVGVESDRAKELMTKLYRPFLLNNFRVIFTDIPSAEMIKYAANSMLATRISFMNDIANLCELVGADVNMVRKGIGSDSRIGTKFLYPGCGYGGSCFPKDVKALIKTAESKGYSMEVLKAVESVNEKQKHILFNKLNTYFGGELKGKHIALWGLSFKPETDDMREATSLVTISLLKQAGAVVKVYDPVAMDECRRRLGEDVEYATDMYDTLLDADALLILTEWKQFRLPNWQVVKRVMSNPLIIDGRNIYDSEELMSLGFDYYCIGK, encoded by the coding sequence ATGAACATAGCAGTAGTAGGAACGGGATATGTAGGTTTAGTAAGTGGCACTTGCTTTTCGGAGATGGGTGTTAATGTAACCTGCGTAGATGTTGATAAAAATAAGATAGAGGCACTTAAAAATGGTAAAGTGCCTATCTATGAACCGGGCCTTTCAGAGATGGTAATACGTAACCAACGCGAAGGTCGTTTATCGTTTACTACTTCGCTGGCAGAGTGCATTGATGATGTTGAGGTAGTTTTTAGTGCCGTAGGAACACCTCCTGATGAAGACGGAAGCGCCGACTTACAATATGTTCTTGCTGTTGCAAAAACATTTGGAGAGAGCATAAAAAAATACACAGTTCTTGTAACAAAATCAACGGTACCTGTTGGAACAGCGCAAAAGGTAAAAGCCGTAATTGAACAAGAATTGGCAAAGCGAGGAGAGCAGATACCCTTTGATGTTGCAAGTAATCCTGAGTTCTTAAAAGAGGGAGCAGCCATAAAAGATTTTATGAGTCCCGATAGGGTAGTGGTAGGAGTAGAGAGTGACAGAGCAAAAGAGTTGATGACAAAACTCTATCGTCCATTCTTGTTAAATAACTTCCGTGTTATATTTACCGATATACCAAGTGCTGAAATGATTAAGTATGCGGCAAACTCAATGTTAGCAACACGAATAAGTTTTATGAATGATATTGCCAACCTATGCGAGTTAGTAGGAGCGGATGTAAATATGGTGCGTAAAGGAATAGGAAGCGACTCTCGCATTGGAACAAAATTCTTATACCCGGGTTGTGGATATGGAGGTAGTTGTTTTCCAAAAGATGTAAAGGCTCTTATAAAGACAGCCGAGAGCAAAGGTTACTCAATGGAGGTATTAAAGGCTGTTGAGAGTGTAAACGAGAAGCAAAAACATATATTATTTAACAAACTCAATACCTATTTTGGTGGTGAGTTAAAAGGAAAGCATATTGCACTTTGGGGTTTATCGTTTAAACCGGAAACAGATGATATGCGAGAGGCAACATCTCTTGTAACCATATCACTCTTAAAACAAGCTGGAGCGGTAGTAAAGGTGTATGACCCAGTTGCTATGGATGAGTGTCGTCGCCGTTTAGGAGAAGATGTTGAATACGCAACAGATATGTACGATACCCTTTTAGATGCTGATGCTCTGCTAATACTAACCGAGTGGAAACAATTTCGCCTACCAAACTGGCAAGTTGTTAAGCGAGTAATGAGTAATCCTCTAATAATAGATGGCAGGAATATTTATGATTCAGAGGAGTTGATGTCACTTGGTTTTGATTATTATTGTATAGGAAAATAG
- a CDS encoding rod shape-determining protein RodA, with amino-acid sequence MNILSQIDKPTLVLYIILVLWGWVTIYAASYNFDDTSIFSMDSRAGKQLLWMGLTTILAFGILSIDHRKFEAYAYPLYALTIFILILTIFIAPNVKGSHSWIVLGPVRVQPAEFSKFTVALCLARFISAYNFTLKNLSNLVKAILLIVVPALIIILQRETGSALVYLAFTLVLFREGMSGLILLTGVGSITYFILALKYAETFWGITCVGDLLVLILILGVLVMMTTLRYKKRGTFRNMLIICSSIALITGIINIFTPVNWEYALYAMILATSIYTFILSVKTNTTKLLLPIGIAVASILFMLSVNYMFNNVLEPHQQSRIKVSFGMEDDPRGVGYNVNQSKIAIGSGGFFGKGYLSGTQTKLKYVPEQDTDFIFCTVGEEFGFVGSTFLILLYVSLVLRIITLAERQRDAFARVYGYCVASIFIFHIVINLGMVLGISPVIGIPLPFFSYGGSSLWSFTILLFILLRIDASRTERGY; translated from the coding sequence ATAAACATATTGTCACAAATTGACAAACCTACGTTGGTTCTCTATATAATACTGGTCTTATGGGGCTGGGTTACCATCTATGCCGCAAGTTATAACTTTGATGACACATCAATTTTTAGCATGGATAGCCGTGCCGGTAAGCAACTTTTATGGATGGGACTTACTACAATTTTGGCTTTTGGTATATTATCAATAGATCATCGCAAATTTGAAGCATACGCCTATCCCCTATATGCCTTAACTATATTTATACTGATATTAACCATATTTATTGCTCCAAATGTAAAAGGCTCACACTCGTGGATTGTTCTTGGACCTGTAAGGGTACAACCTGCTGAGTTTTCGAAATTTACAGTAGCATTATGCCTTGCTCGGTTTATAAGTGCATATAACTTTACACTCAAAAATTTATCAAATCTTGTTAAGGCAATATTGCTTATTGTAGTTCCTGCTTTGATAATAATACTTCAGAGAGAGACAGGATCGGCTCTCGTATATTTAGCATTTACGTTAGTTCTTTTCAGAGAGGGAATGTCGGGACTAATTCTTTTGACAGGAGTTGGCTCTATTACATATTTTATATTGGCTCTTAAATATGCCGAAACATTCTGGGGGATAACTTGCGTTGGTGATTTATTGGTACTAATCTTAATATTAGGAGTATTGGTAATGATGACAACATTGAGATATAAGAAGCGTGGAACGTTTAGAAATATGCTTATAATATGCTCCTCTATTGCATTGATCACTGGAATTATAAACATATTTACTCCTGTAAATTGGGAATATGCTTTGTATGCAATGATTTTGGCTACATCAATATACACCTTTATTCTATCTGTTAAGACAAACACAACAAAACTACTTTTACCAATAGGTATTGCTGTGGCATCAATACTTTTTATGCTATCAGTAAATTACATGTTTAATAATGTATTGGAACCTCACCAACAATCAAGAATAAAGGTTTCGTTTGGTATGGAAGATGATCCACGAGGAGTGGGTTATAATGTAAACCAATCTAAAATAGCAATTGGCTCCGGAGGTTTCTTTGGCAAAGGATACTTATCGGGAACACAAACAAAACTTAAATATGTACCTGAGCAGGATACCGACTTTATATTCTGTACCGTAGGCGAGGAGTTTGGTTTTGTTGGTTCAACATTCTTAATTTTATTGTACGTTTCATTAGTATTAAGGATTATTACTTTGGCAGAACGACAACGCGATGCCTTTGCAAGAGTTTATGGTTATTGTGTTGCATCTATATTTATATTTCACATAGTAATTAATCTTGGAATGGTTCTGGGAATATCTCCTGTAATTGGAATACCCCTACCCTTCTTCTCATACGGAGGCTCTTCGTTGTGGTCGTTTACTATTTTACTATTTATTCTGCTACGGATTGATGCCTCTCGTACCGAAAGAGGCTATTAA
- the mrdA gene encoding penicillin-binding protein 2: protein MRKDYNLEKRKYIIGGFIVVIAIIYIVRLFMLQIVDTDYRRFAEGNAFLKKVQYPSRGMIYDREGRLMVYNQSAYDVMMIPREVKEFDTLAFCNAIDITKEEFEQKVKRMKDRRYNPSYSSYTPQLLISQMSAEEYGRLQEVLYKFTGIYVQNRVIREYKYDIAGSLLGNIREVSSSDIENDSYYKSGDYTGDLGIEKSYEKYLRGEKGIEILLRDSKGRIKGEYENGKYNEAPVSGKNLTLSIDAELQAYGEYLMQNKIGAIVAIEPSTGEILAMVSAPTYKPSSLVGRERGKNYAKLVKDKYKPLYDRTIMGTYPPGSTFKPTQSLIFLQEGIIKPSTSYPCHGGFISGRLKVGCHPHSAPIAMKPALATSCNAYFCYGFKAMLDNRTKYERTDEAFTLWKDYMVSMGYGYKLGVDLPGEKRGFIPNSEYYDKYYRKGRWKALTIISVSIGQGEVLATPLQIANLSATIANRGYYYTPHVVKQIQDSEIDSIYTKRHTTMVESKYYEDIVEGMRMAVTDGTCRIGEIEGVDVCGKTGTAQNPHGRDHSAFMGFAPKNNPKIAIAVYVENAGFGATYAVPIGSLMMEKFLNDTIATDRKPLEERMANSNTIIYSGVKKH from the coding sequence ATGAGAAAGGACTACAATCTTGAAAAGAGGAAATATATTATTGGCGGATTTATTGTTGTTATTGCCATTATATATATTGTTCGACTATTTATGCTACAAATAGTTGATACCGATTATAGGCGTTTTGCCGAGGGCAATGCTTTTCTGAAAAAGGTTCAATATCCGTCAAGAGGTATGATTTATGACAGAGAGGGACGTTTGATGGTTTATAATCAATCGGCTTACGATGTGATGATGATTCCACGCGAAGTTAAGGAGTTTGATACTTTGGCTTTTTGTAATGCAATAGATATTACAAAAGAGGAGTTTGAACAAAAGGTAAAGAGAATGAAGGATAGACGCTACAATCCAAGTTATTCATCATATACTCCGCAACTTTTAATATCTCAAATGTCGGCTGAGGAGTACGGAAGACTTCAAGAGGTTTTGTATAAGTTCACCGGTATATATGTTCAGAACAGGGTTATCAGAGAATATAAATATGACATTGCCGGTTCTCTTTTAGGCAATATCAGAGAGGTTTCCTCATCGGATATTGAGAATGACTCATACTACAAATCAGGAGACTATACTGGCGACTTGGGTATTGAGAAATCGTATGAGAAATATCTTCGTGGAGAGAAGGGTATTGAAATTCTTCTTCGCGACTCAAAGGGTAGAATTAAGGGAGAGTATGAGAATGGTAAATATAACGAAGCACCTGTATCGGGCAAAAACTTAACACTCTCTATTGATGCCGAACTTCAGGCATACGGAGAGTATTTGATGCAAAATAAAATTGGTGCAATAGTTGCCATTGAGCCATCTACCGGAGAGATATTGGCTATGGTATCTGCTCCTACATACAAACCCTCATCACTGGTTGGTAGAGAAAGAGGTAAAAACTATGCAAAACTTGTAAAAGACAAATATAAACCTTTGTACGACAGGACTATCATGGGAACATATCCTCCCGGCTCTACTTTTAAACCAACTCAATCGTTAATATTCTTACAAGAGGGCATCATAAAACCATCTACATCATACCCTTGTCATGGAGGATTTATCTCAGGAAGGCTTAAAGTGGGATGTCACCCTCACAGTGCCCCTATTGCTATGAAACCTGCATTAGCAACATCGTGCAACGCATATTTCTGCTACGGATTTAAGGCAATGCTCGACAACAGAACAAAATATGAACGTACAGATGAGGCATTTACTCTATGGAAAGACTATATGGTTTCAATGGGATATGGTTATAAATTAGGTGTTGACCTACCCGGAGAGAAACGTGGTTTTATACCCAATAGCGAATATTACGACAAGTATTACAGAAAAGGACGCTGGAAGGCACTAACTATAATTTCAGTATCTATTGGTCAGGGCGAGGTGTTAGCAACTCCTTTACAGATTGCCAACCTATCTGCGACTATCGCCAACCGTGGTTACTATTATACCCCTCACGTTGTAAAGCAGATACAAGACTCTGAAATTGACTCTATATACACTAAACGCCACACCACAATGGTTGAAAGTAAATACTATGAAGATATTGTTGAGGGTATGCGTATGGCTGTAACTGACGGAACATGCCGCATAGGAGAGATTGAAGGAGTAGATGTTTGTGGTAAGACCGGTACTGCACAAAACCCTCATGGTAGAGACCACTCAGCATTTATGGGATTTGCTCCTAAAAACAATCCTAAAATTGCTATAGCGGTATATGTTGAGAACGCAGGTTTTGGTGCAACATACGCAGTTCCAATAGGCAGTTTAATGATGGAGAAGTTCCTAAACGACACTATTGCAACAGACCGCAAACCATTAGAAGAGAGAATGGCTAACTCAAACACAATTATTTACAGTGGCGTCAAGAAACACTAA